The proteins below are encoded in one region of Flavobacterium sp. IMCC34852:
- the lpxA gene encoding acyl-ACP--UDP-N-acetylglucosamine O-acyltransferase, protein MNQPLAYVHPGAKIAKNVVIEPFTTIHNNVVIGEGTWIGSNVTIMEGARIGKNCNIFPGAVIAAVPQDLKFGGEDSLAIIGDNSTIRECVTINRGTIASGQTVIGKNCLVMATAHIAHDCHIGDNAIIVNGVALAGHVIVGNYAIIGGLAAIHQFIHIGDHAMISGGSLVRKDVPPYTKAAKEPLSYVGINSVGLRRRGFTSEKIREIQDIYRILYQKNYNTSQAMAIIEGEMEATPERDEILDFIRNSSRGIMKGYSGSY, encoded by the coding sequence ATGAATCAACCGTTAGCTTATGTACATCCTGGTGCCAAAATCGCTAAGAATGTTGTTATCGAACCGTTTACTACTATTCACAACAATGTAGTTATTGGTGAAGGAACATGGATAGGTTCCAATGTGACTATTATGGAAGGCGCACGTATTGGGAAAAACTGTAATATCTTTCCCGGTGCTGTAATTGCTGCTGTACCACAGGATTTAAAATTTGGCGGAGAAGATTCGCTGGCCATTATTGGCGATAATTCAACCATCAGAGAATGTGTAACCATCAACCGTGGTACAATTGCTTCCGGGCAAACCGTAATCGGGAAAAACTGTTTGGTTATGGCTACCGCACACATTGCTCACGATTGTCACATAGGTGATAACGCTATCATTGTAAATGGTGTAGCTTTAGCCGGACACGTAATTGTGGGGAATTATGCCATCATTGGTGGTTTGGCTGCGATTCATCAGTTTATCCATATTGGTGATCACGCCATGATTTCGGGAGGTTCATTGGTGCGTAAAGATGTTCCGCCTTACACCAAAGCGGCGAAAGAACCACTATCTTATGTCGGAATCAACTCGGTAGGTTTAAGAAGAAGAGGATTTACTTCTGAAAAAATCAGAGAGATACAAGATATTTACAGAATATTGTACCAAAAAAATTATAACACTTCTCAAGCCATGGCCATCATTGAAGGGGAAATGGAAGCCACACCGGAACGTGACGAGATTCTGGATTTCATCAGAAACTCTTCAAGAGGAATCATGAAAGGCTACTCAGGTTCATATTAA
- the fabG gene encoding 3-oxoacyl-[acyl-carrier-protein] reductase, translating into MKLLEGKVAIITGASRGIGSGIAKVFAQHGANVAFTYSSSAESALALENELTALGIKAKGYKSNAADFNEAQKLVDDVMADFGNVDVLINNAGITKDNLLMRMSEEDFDKVIEINLKSVFNMTKAVQKIMLKNRKGSIVNMSSVVGVKGNAGQANYAASKAGMIGFTKSVALELGSRNIRCNAIAPGFIETEMTAKLNDDVVQGWRDSIPLKRGGTPEDVANACLFFASDMSAYVSGQVLNVCGGMLT; encoded by the coding sequence ATGAAATTACTAGAAGGAAAAGTAGCCATCATCACCGGCGCAAGTAGAGGAATCGGAAGCGGTATCGCTAAAGTTTTTGCCCAACACGGAGCCAATGTGGCTTTTACTTATAGTTCTTCTGCCGAAAGTGCTTTGGCATTGGAAAACGAATTAACTGCTTTAGGCATCAAAGCCAAAGGATACAAATCAAACGCAGCCGATTTCAACGAAGCGCAAAAATTAGTAGACGATGTTATGGCCGATTTCGGAAACGTTGACGTATTAATCAACAACGCCGGAATCACCAAAGACAACCTTTTAATGCGTATGAGTGAAGAGGATTTTGATAAAGTAATCGAAATCAATTTGAAATCAGTTTTCAATATGACCAAAGCCGTTCAGAAAATCATGTTAAAAAACCGCAAAGGTTCTATTGTAAACATGAGTTCTGTCGTTGGTGTTAAAGGTAATGCAGGTCAGGCCAACTATGCCGCATCAAAAGCCGGTATGATTGGATTTACCAAATCGGTAGCCTTAGAATTAGGGTCGAGAAATATCCGTTGCAACGCGATTGCGCCGGGATTCATCGAAACCGAAATGACCGCCAAATTAAACGATGATGTAGTACAAGGCTGGAGAGATTCTATTCCGTTAAAACGAGGCGGAACTCCGGAAGATGTTGCGAATGCTTGTTTGTTCTTCGCTTCGGATATGAGTGCTTACGTTAGCGGACAAGTATTGAATGTTTGCGGAGGAATGCTGACTTAG
- the sucD gene encoding succinate--CoA ligase subunit alpha: MSVLVNKNSKIIVQGFTGSEGTFHASQMIEYGTNVVGGVTPGKGGSTHLDRPVFNTVKDAVEQAGADTSIIFVPPAFAADAIMEAADAGIKVIIAITEGIPVADMIKAYNFVKGKDCRLVGPNCPGVITPEEAKVGIMPGFVFKKGKVGIVSKSGTLTYEAADQVVKQGLGITTAIGIGGDPIIGTTTKEAVELLMNDPETECIIMIGEIGGQLEADAAKWIKADGNRKPVVGFIAGETAPKGRTMGHAGAIVGGSDDTAEAKKRIMRECGIHVVDSPAEIGKKVKEVMG, translated from the coding sequence ATGAGCGTTTTAGTTAATAAAAATTCAAAAATAATAGTACAAGGATTTACCGGAAGTGAAGGCACCTTTCACGCTTCGCAAATGATTGAATACGGCACCAATGTAGTTGGTGGTGTTACACCCGGGAAAGGTGGTTCAACCCATTTAGACCGTCCGGTTTTTAATACGGTTAAAGATGCGGTAGAACAAGCCGGAGCTGATACTTCTATCATTTTTGTACCACCGGCCTTTGCTGCCGATGCTATTATGGAAGCTGCCGATGCAGGAATCAAAGTAATCATTGCGATTACTGAAGGTATTCCGGTGGCCGATATGATTAAAGCGTATAATTTTGTAAAAGGAAAAGACTGTCGTTTGGTAGGACCAAACTGTCCGGGAGTAATTACCCCTGAAGAAGCTAAAGTAGGGATCATGCCTGGTTTCGTTTTCAAAAAAGGAAAAGTGGGGATTGTTTCTAAATCGGGAACTTTAACTTATGAAGCGGCAGACCAAGTAGTAAAACAAGGGTTAGGGATTACAACCGCTATCGGAATTGGTGGAGATCCAATAATTGGAACTACAACCAAAGAAGCCGTTGAATTGTTGATGAATGACCCTGAAACCGAATGCATTATCATGATAGGTGAAATCGGAGGACAGTTAGAAGCCGATGCAGCTAAATGGATTAAAGCAGACGGAAACCGCAAACCGGTAGTTGGTTTTATCGCCGGAGAAACAGCTCCAAAAGGACGTACAATGGGTCACGCCGGTGCAATCGTTGGTGGTTCTGACGATACAGCGGAAGCCAAAAAACGAATCATGAGAGAATGTGGTATCCACGTAGTAGATTCTCCTGCTGAGATTGGTAAAAAAGTAAAAGAAGTGATGGGATAA
- the efp gene encoding elongation factor P, producing MASTADIRNGLCIKFNHDIYKIIEFLHVKPGKGPAFVRTKLKSLTNGKVLDNTFSAGHKIDVVRVETHTFQFLYSEGNDFHFMNVESYEQITLNKDVLDAPDLLKEGTNVMVQINTETDLPLSVDMPASIVLEVTYTEPGVKGNTATNATKPAKVETGAAVNVPLFINEGDKIKIDTATGKYMERV from the coding sequence ATGGCATCTACAGCAGATATTAGAAACGGATTATGCATCAAGTTCAATCACGATATTTATAAAATTATCGAATTCCTACACGTTAAACCGGGGAAAGGACCGGCTTTCGTTAGAACCAAATTGAAATCGTTAACCAACGGTAAAGTGTTAGACAATACTTTTTCGGCCGGACATAAAATAGATGTGGTTCGCGTTGAAACACACACTTTCCAGTTTTTGTATTCAGAAGGAAATGATTTTCACTTCATGAATGTAGAATCTTATGAACAAATCACTTTAAACAAAGATGTATTAGACGCACCGGATTTATTAAAAGAAGGAACCAACGTTATGGTACAAATCAATACAGAAACCGATTTGCCGTTATCTGTTGATATGCCGGCTTCTATCGTATTAGAAGTAACTTATACTGAGCCCGGCGTTAAAGGAAATACCGCCACCAACGCCACTAAACCGGCCAAAGTAGAAACCGGGGCAGCTGTAAATGTTCCTTTGTTTATCAATGAAGGAGATAAAATCAAAATCGATACAGCTACGGGTAAATACATGGAAAGAGTGTAA
- a CDS encoding ribosomal maturation YjgA family protein — MWQFNRTYFLLTVLLFATEVCIALFVHDNFVRPYLGDVLVVILIYCFVKSFLKVAVTKACIGVLLFAFGVEIMQYFLIVEKLNLQDNRLARTVIGTSFAWEDILAYIAGIVIVIVSEKFFSKKQTLQ; from the coding sequence ATGTGGCAATTTAATCGAACCTATTTTCTGCTGACAGTGTTGTTGTTTGCTACGGAAGTTTGTATTGCTTTATTTGTCCATGACAACTTTGTTAGGCCTTATCTTGGCGATGTTTTAGTCGTAATCCTGATTTACTGTTTTGTAAAATCGTTTCTGAAAGTAGCGGTAACCAAAGCTTGTATCGGTGTTTTGCTGTTTGCTTTTGGTGTTGAAATAATGCAATATTTTTTGATCGTTGAAAAGCTCAATTTACAAGATAACAGATTGGCGCGAACCGTAATTGGGACTTCTTTTGCTTGGGAAGATATTTTGGCTTATATCGCCGGAATTGTTATTGTAATCGTTTCGGAAAAGTTTTTTTCGAAAAAACAAACACTACAATAA
- a CDS encoding T9SS type A sorting domain-containing protein, translating to MKKITFTFVFFMVACFCKAQIINFPDANFKARLLAAAPGLQIASGTASIPGNLFVKIDTNNDGEIQVSEALMVTKLWLYNANITSLVGIENFANLSELQIYGNNIPNLDLTSLTQLTNLALAYNHITSLNVAGLSQVQSFSCRGNQLTSLDVTGMTAMSLLQCFDNQLTQLTLGNANNIHSLYCQNNLLTNLDASNVTNLYNLNCSNNNLIQLGLRNNFVESSVDFSVNPNLQYVCADEMQMSDIQNKITQYGYTNCFANTFCSFVPGNPVYGIQGTSRYDELNDGCDSNDVIYPELQFAFSDGTNTANIYSNNSGVFNTASQSTTITITPQLANPAYFLVSPSTQTLSLTSTTTPLVQNFCVTPNGSHPDLEVTLIRTNVASNAYQYYYLLTYKNVGTNTQSGNVSLTFNDNQQDYLSSVPTAAASTNLLNWDFSDLKPFESRTIEIIFYMNFGTTLNEGDMLHYEATVSSSLIDETPNNNSFILDEFYSTVVLDTPSLSFSDYYALYPNPVHDVLNLKVKNDILVKEVTVYNLLGQSVQQIKAVSNDSAIDISRLSKGTYIIKIVSDKGIFNSKFVKN from the coding sequence ATGAAAAAAATTACTTTCACTTTCGTTTTTTTTATGGTTGCATGTTTCTGCAAGGCACAGATAATTAACTTCCCAGATGCTAATTTTAAAGCAAGATTATTAGCAGCTGCACCGGGTTTGCAAATTGCCAGTGGTACTGCATCTATACCGGGCAACCTTTTTGTGAAAATAGATACTAATAATGATGGTGAGATTCAGGTTTCAGAAGCCCTGATGGTGACCAAATTATGGCTATATAATGCCAACATCACCAGCCTTGTTGGTATTGAGAATTTTGCTAACCTAAGTGAACTCCAAATCTACGGAAACAATATCCCTAATCTTGATTTAACTTCATTGACACAACTTACAAATTTAGCACTGGCTTACAATCATATTACTTCATTGAATGTTGCTGGTCTTTCTCAAGTGCAATCGTTTAGCTGCCGGGGAAATCAATTAACAAGTTTAGACGTAACTGGAATGACTGCAATGTCTCTTTTGCAATGTTTTGATAATCAGTTAACCCAATTGACACTTGGCAATGCGAACAATATTCACTCCCTTTATTGTCAAAATAATTTATTAACAAACCTGGATGCTAGTAATGTTACCAATCTTTACAATTTAAATTGTTCCAACAATAATTTAATCCAATTAGGGCTTAGGAATAATTTTGTGGAATCATCGGTTGATTTTTCGGTGAATCCAAATCTGCAGTATGTTTGTGCCGATGAAATGCAAATGTCGGATATACAAAATAAAATTACCCAATACGGTTACACTAATTGTTTTGCAAACACCTTTTGTTCTTTTGTTCCCGGAAATCCTGTTTATGGTATTCAGGGAACATCACGTTATGATGAATTAAATGACGGATGTGATTCTAATGACGTAATCTATCCTGAATTACAGTTTGCTTTTTCAGATGGTACTAACACCGCAAATATTTATTCTAATAACAGCGGAGTATTCAATACAGCTTCTCAGTCTACGACAATAACCATCACGCCGCAATTGGCCAATCCGGCTTATTTTTTGGTGTCACCAAGTACCCAAACACTATCGCTTACGAGCACAACAACACCATTAGTCCAAAACTTTTGTGTCACTCCAAATGGTTCACATCCAGATTTGGAAGTTACATTGATAAGAACAAATGTAGCATCAAATGCCTATCAGTATTATTATTTATTAACCTATAAAAACGTTGGTACAAATACACAATCAGGAAATGTTAGTTTGACTTTTAATGATAACCAACAAGATTATCTGTCTTCTGTTCCAACAGCAGCAGCATCGACAAACCTATTGAACTGGGATTTTTCAGATTTGAAACCTTTTGAGTCAAGAACCATTGAAATAATTTTTTATATGAATTTCGGTACCACTTTAAATGAAGGCGATATGCTTCATTATGAAGCTACAGTTTCATCTTCATTAATTGATGAAACGCCAAATAACAATTCATTTATCTTAGACGAATTCTATTCTACCGTAGTTTTAGATACTCCTAGTTTATCTTTTTCAGATTATTATGCTTTGTACCCTAATCCGGTTCACGATGTTTTAAACCTTAAAGTTAAAAACGATATTTTGGTAAAAGAGGTCACAGTTTATAATTTATTAGGACAATCGGTTCAACAGATTAAAGCGGTATCAAATGATTCAGCTATAGATATTTCCCGACTTTCAAAAGGAACTTATATCATAAAAATTGTCTCTGACAAAGGAATCTTCAATAGTAAGTTTGTCAAGAATTAA
- a CDS encoding cytochrome-c peroxidase, whose product MLKKIAAVVVVALSYSCGSDDSSEYVEIDPYANITATFGSNINPNNLANYANQTIPNYITKDNTAGNFITDKGATLGRVLFYDKNLSSNNTISCSSCHQQANAFGDTSIASTGVNGTTGRHSMRLINTRFANEVRFFWDERAVNLETQTTMPIKDHGEMGFSGTNGDEPFSGLITKLSNIGYYKELFQFVYGSEEITEGKIQLALAQFIRSIQSFDSKYDVGRAQAANEGQPFVNFTPQENQGKQLFLAPPVFDATGNRTGGGLGCAGCHAAPEFDINPISGNNGIIGRINAPGIDITNTRAPSLRDLVKVDGTTNGPMMHTGVITTLQAAVGHYGTINLAPGNTNLDVKLRPNGFGQQLHLTAPEVNAVIAFLRTLSGTNVYTDPKWANPFPN is encoded by the coding sequence ATGCTTAAAAAAATCGCCGCCGTTGTAGTCGTTGCCCTCTCCTATTCTTGTGGCAGTGACGATTCTTCCGAATATGTAGAAATTGACCCTTATGCCAATATAACCGCAACATTTGGAAGCAATATCAATCCTAATAACTTGGCCAATTACGCCAATCAAACCATTCCCAATTACATCACTAAAGACAATACTGCCGGAAATTTTATTACGGATAAAGGCGCTACTTTGGGTCGGGTGTTGTTTTATGACAAAAATTTGTCTTCTAACAATACTATTTCTTGTTCGAGTTGTCACCAACAGGCCAATGCTTTTGGAGATACCAGTATTGCCAGTACCGGTGTAAACGGTACGACAGGCCGACATTCAATGCGTTTAATCAATACCCGTTTTGCCAATGAAGTAAGATTCTTTTGGGATGAACGTGCTGTAAATTTGGAAACCCAAACTACGATGCCTATCAAGGATCACGGAGAAATGGGATTTAGCGGTACTAATGGCGACGAACCTTTTAGCGGTTTAATTACTAAACTTAGCAACATTGGTTACTATAAAGAGTTGTTCCAATTTGTTTATGGTAGTGAGGAAATTACTGAAGGTAAAATACAATTGGCTTTGGCGCAATTCATCAGAAGCATACAATCATTTGACAGCAAATATGATGTTGGCAGAGCGCAAGCGGCTAATGAAGGACAACCGTTTGTTAATTTTACCCCGCAAGAAAACCAAGGGAAGCAGTTGTTTTTAGCACCACCTGTTTTTGATGCTACCGGTAACAGAACCGGAGGTGGTTTGGGTTGCGCCGGTTGTCACGCTGCGCCGGAATTCGACATTAATCCGATATCAGGTAATAACGGAATCATTGGTCGTATTAATGCGCCGGGAATTGACATTACCAATACTCGAGCACCATCATTACGTGATTTGGTTAAAGTTGACGGAACCACAAACGGTCCGATGATGCATACAGGAGTGATAACCACTTTACAGGCTGCTGTCGGTCATTACGGCACTATTAATTTAGCACCGGGCAATACCAATTTGGATGTCAAATTAAGGCCGAATGGTTTTGGACAACAATTGCATTTAACCGCACCCGAAGTCAATGCAGTGATTGCTTTCTTGAGGACTTTATCTGGAACTAATGTTTACACTGATCCGAAATGGGCCAATCCGTTTCCGAATTAA
- a CDS encoding nuclear transport factor 2 family protein, producing the protein MGAKAIVQEFYKSDVILDADKVKALLHPDVVLEWHSTKGFLKLHQSQIVELSTELSKAYLRSKSRISHIVANGNTVAVRYAHYVKTIENPREEMMLAHFMVVWEVKDDKLYRGYQMSQL; encoded by the coding sequence ATGGGCGCTAAAGCTATCGTTCAAGAATTTTACAAATCGGATGTAATATTAGACGCGGATAAAGTGAAAGCTTTACTGCATCCTGATGTTGTTTTGGAATGGCACAGTACCAAAGGTTTTTTGAAACTTCACCAAAGTCAAATCGTTGAATTGAGTACAGAGTTGAGCAAAGCCTATCTTCGTTCCAAATCAAGAATCTCACATATCGTTGCCAACGGTAATACGGTTGCTGTTCGTTATGCACACTATGTAAAAACCATTGAAAATCCCAGAGAGGAAATGATGTTGGCGCACTTCATGGTCGTTTGGGAAGTCAAAGATGATAAATTATACCGTGGCTATCAGATGAGTCAACTATAG
- a CDS encoding four helix bundle protein, translating into MTFQDLLAYQKSFELAMRIFEISKSFPKEETYSLTDQIRRSSRSVPSNIAEAYRKRIYPKSFHSKLTDSDAENSETQVWLEFAFKCNYINQIAYDELINYSIEVGKLINFMILNPNKFGVNLNTDH; encoded by the coding sequence ATGACATTTCAAGACTTATTGGCTTATCAAAAATCATTTGAATTAGCTATGCGTATTTTTGAAATTTCTAAGTCTTTTCCAAAAGAAGAAACCTATTCATTAACGGATCAAATCAGACGGTCATCAAGAAGCGTTCCGTCCAATATAGCCGAAGCTTACAGAAAAAGAATTTATCCCAAAAGTTTTCATAGCAAACTAACCGATAGTGATGCTGAGAATTCGGAAACTCAAGTTTGGTTAGAATTTGCTTTTAAATGCAATTACATTAATCAAATAGCTTACGACGAACTCATTAATTATAGTATTGAAGTCGGAAAGCTTATTAATTTTATGATATTAAATCCCAATAAGTTTGGCGTTAATCTGAATACTGACCACTGA
- a CDS encoding bifunctional UDP-3-O-[3-hydroxymyristoyl] N-acetylglucosamine deacetylase/3-hydroxyacyl-ACP dehydratase — translation MVKQKTIQNEVSLTGVGLHTGKEVKMTFKPAPVNNGYTFVRVDLEGSPVIEADANYVVNTQRGTNLEKLGVKIQTSEHVLAAFVGCDVDNVIIELNESEPPIMDGSSKFFVEAIEKAGIVEQEAERCYYVVKEVISFADEATGSEILVMPADDYQVTTMVDFGTKVLGTQNATLKNIADFKTEISDARTFSFLHELETLLDNGLIKGGDLNNAIVYVDKEISEKTMNNLKVAFGKEKISVKPNGILDNLTLHYPNEAARHKLLDVIGDLALIGTRIKGKVIANKPGHFVNTQFAKKLSKIIKIEQKNQVPVYDLNAEPLMDIHQIMNTLPHRPPFLFVDRIIEMSDSHVVGLKNVTMNESFFVGHFPEAPVMPGVIIVEAMAQTGGILVLSTVPDPENYLTFFMKIDNVKFKHKVLPGDTLIFKCDLITPIRRGICHMQAKAYANGKLVAEAELMAQIAKKS, via the coding sequence ATGGTTAAACAAAAAACCATCCAAAACGAAGTTTCCTTGACCGGTGTTGGTCTACACACAGGAAAAGAAGTTAAGATGACCTTTAAACCCGCTCCGGTTAATAATGGCTATACCTTTGTCAGAGTTGATTTAGAAGGAAGCCCGGTTATTGAAGCCGATGCCAATTATGTTGTCAATACCCAAAGAGGAACTAATTTGGAGAAACTTGGCGTAAAAATCCAAACCTCTGAACACGTGCTTGCGGCATTTGTAGGTTGTGATGTGGACAATGTTATTATTGAATTAAACGAATCAGAGCCGCCCATTATGGATGGTTCCTCAAAATTTTTCGTAGAAGCCATAGAAAAAGCCGGCATAGTTGAGCAAGAGGCGGAAAGATGTTATTATGTGGTAAAAGAAGTAATTTCTTTTGCTGATGAAGCGACCGGAAGTGAAATCTTAGTAATGCCTGCCGATGACTACCAAGTAACTACTATGGTCGATTTTGGTACCAAAGTTTTAGGAACCCAGAATGCGACTTTGAAAAACATAGCCGATTTCAAAACCGAAATCTCCGATGCCAGAACATTTAGCTTCTTGCATGAATTGGAAACTTTATTGGATAACGGTTTAATCAAAGGCGGCGATTTAAACAATGCCATCGTTTACGTTGACAAAGAGATTTCCGAAAAAACAATGAACAACTTGAAAGTGGCTTTCGGAAAAGAAAAAATTTCGGTAAAGCCGAACGGTATACTTGACAACCTTACTTTACATTATCCTAACGAAGCTGCGCGTCACAAATTATTAGATGTTATTGGTGATTTGGCCCTAATAGGAACCCGAATTAAAGGAAAGGTAATTGCCAATAAACCCGGTCACTTTGTAAACACCCAGTTTGCCAAAAAGTTGTCTAAAATTATCAAAATCGAACAAAAGAATCAAGTTCCGGTTTATGATTTGAATGCTGAGCCTTTAATGGACATTCATCAAATCATGAATACTTTGCCTCACCGTCCGCCGTTTTTATTCGTTGACCGAATCATTGAAATGTCAGACAGTCATGTGGTTGGTTTGAAAAATGTAACGATGAACGAAAGTTTCTTCGTAGGCCATTTCCCTGAAGCACCGGTTATGCCGGGTGTAATCATCGTAGAAGCCATGGCACAAACCGGAGGAATCTTAGTTTTAAGCACCGTTCCTGATCCGGAAAATTACTTGACCTTCTTTATGAAAATAGACAATGTGAAGTTCAAACACAAAGTACTTCCCGGAGATACTTTGATATTCAAATGCGATTTGATTACCCCAATAAGAAGAGGAATTTGTCACATGCAAGCCAAAGCTTATGCTAACGGAAAGTTGGTGGCCGAAGCCGAATTAATGGCACAAATAGCCAAGAAAAGTTAG
- a CDS encoding YoaK family protein: protein MFRHQGKARTFLHNLRLAALLSLVAGIVNITGVLALKTLTTNVTGHFAYFAEEIMRKDYSIAITFLVFTLCFLLGSFTANTIVEIVLQRKPRLAHVVPIALEIVILTGVALFFGTSSIYEIHGKIEAFLLLFAMGIQNSLVTKVSQSTVRTTHLTGLFTDLGIELSQLFFYKKPEQQTKLKTNIYLRLSIISFFFIGCVLGGFTYGYLQIKTLLIASFVLIIALFYDYLRLKFFTITRMTH from the coding sequence ATGTTTAGACACCAAGGCAAAGCACGGACTTTTTTGCACAACCTGCGACTGGCAGCTTTATTATCATTGGTGGCCGGCATCGTAAATATCACTGGTGTTTTGGCTTTAAAAACGCTTACTACGAACGTCACCGGACATTTTGCCTACTTTGCCGAAGAGATCATGCGCAAGGATTATTCAATTGCGATTACTTTTTTGGTATTTACCTTATGCTTTTTATTGGGTTCGTTTACCGCAAATACTATCGTAGAAATTGTTTTGCAACGGAAACCCCGATTGGCTCATGTGGTTCCCATTGCTTTAGAGATTGTCATACTAACGGGTGTGGCTTTGTTCTTTGGCACTTCAAGTATTTATGAGATTCATGGAAAAATCGAAGCTTTTCTATTGTTGTTTGCAATGGGAATTCAAAATTCATTAGTAACCAAAGTATCCCAATCTACAGTGAGAACAACGCACCTAACCGGTTTGTTTACCGATTTAGGAATTGAACTTTCCCAATTGTTCTTTTACAAAAAACCCGAGCAACAGACCAAGCTAAAAACCAATATTTACCTGAGATTATCCATTATCTCTTTCTTTTTTATCGGTTGTGTTTTGGGTGGATTTACTTATGGTTATCTCCAAATTAAAACCTTACTGATCGCTTCATTTGTATTGATAATTGCCTTGTTTTACGATTATCTTCGATTGAAATTTTTTACCATAACCCGAATGACTCACTAA
- a CDS encoding UDP-3-O-(3-hydroxymyristoyl)glucosamine N-acyltransferase, giving the protein MKFPRIHTLKEIAEIINCQYVGADDFAVHGMNEIHVVEPGDIVFVDHPKYYDKALQSAATIVLINKEVDCPEGKALLISDDPFRDFNKLTKHFRPFVAANTSVSASAQIGEGTVIQPNCFIGHHVTIGKNCLLHANVIVYDNTVIGDNVIIHSGTILGADAFYYKKRPEGFDQLLSGGRVIIEDNVGIGALCTIDKGVTGDTTIGAGTKIDNQVHVGHDTIIGKKCLIAAQTGIAGCVVIEDEVTLWGQVGTTSGITIGAKAVVLGQTGVSKSIEGGKTYSGTPIDEAREKMKQFAYIKKIPEILNKLK; this is encoded by the coding sequence ATGAAGTTTCCAAGAATACATACACTCAAAGAAATTGCTGAAATCATCAATTGCCAATACGTTGGTGCTGATGATTTTGCGGTTCATGGCATGAATGAGATACACGTGGTTGAACCGGGTGATATTGTTTTTGTAGACCATCCGAAATATTACGACAAAGCTTTACAATCGGCAGCGACTATTGTTTTAATCAACAAAGAAGTCGATTGTCCGGAAGGCAAAGCCTTGTTGATTTCTGATGATCCTTTTAGAGATTTCAATAAATTGACTAAGCATTTCAGACCTTTTGTAGCGGCCAATACAAGCGTATCGGCTTCTGCTCAAATAGGAGAAGGAACAGTCATTCAACCGAATTGTTTTATCGGTCACCACGTAACTATTGGTAAAAACTGTTTGTTGCATGCTAATGTAATTGTGTATGACAACACGGTTATTGGTGACAATGTGATCATTCACTCGGGAACCATTTTGGGTGCTGATGCTTTTTATTACAAAAAGCGTCCGGAAGGTTTTGACCAATTGCTTTCCGGTGGAAGAGTGATTATTGAGGATAATGTAGGCATAGGAGCGTTATGTACCATCGATAAAGGCGTTACAGGCGATACCACAATTGGTGCGGGAACTAAAATTGATAACCAAGTCCACGTAGGACACGATACGATTATCGGTAAAAAATGTCTGATTGCGGCTCAAACCGGAATTGCCGGCTGTGTAGTCATTGAAGATGAAGTGACACTTTGGGGGCAAGTGGGCACTACCAGCGGCATTACCATAGGTGCCAAAGCAGTAGTGCTGGGCCAAACCGGTGTAAGTAAATCTATTGAAGGCGGAAAAACCTATTCGGGAACTCCGATAGATGAAGCTCGTGAGAAGATGAAGCAGTTTGCCTACATCAAAAAAATACCTGAAATTTTAAATAAACTTAAATAA